One genomic segment of Erysipelotrichaceae bacterium 66202529 includes these proteins:
- a CDS encoding helix-turn-helix domain-containing protein, translating into MSLNSRIKERREDLKLTRIELANLIGVTPSAIANYENGVSSPKVELLYKLFDALKCDANYLYQDEMTKLIKAEAQLSESESSHIKKYRSLEECDKKIVNDIIERLSISRRTEQAKEFIMLQPPLLVPYYGHVASAGTGQYVFDDIPPEMIEIENEMDNMQVDFAIGVNGDSMEPTYYDGDTLLIKKQSEICVGETGIFMINGEAFVKELGDGVLISHNKKYKNIPLTNNTICIGKVISTK; encoded by the coding sequence ATGAGCTTGAATAGCAGAATCAAAGAAAGAAGAGAAGATTTAAAGTTAACCCGGATCGAACTAGCTAACTTAATCGGAGTAACCCCTTCTGCCATTGCTAATTATGAAAATGGCGTTAGTTCTCCGAAAGTTGAACTATTGTATAAGCTCTTTGATGCATTAAAATGTGATGCAAATTATCTTTATCAAGATGAAATGACAAAGCTAATAAAAGCTGAAGCACAACTTTCCGAGAGCGAAAGCAGCCACATAAAGAAATATCGCAGTTTAGAAGAATGTGATAAAAAAATAGTTAATGATATTATAGAAAGATTATCTATTTCTCGGCGGACAGAGCAAGCAAAGGAATTCATAATGCTTCAGCCCCCTTTATTAGTACCCTATTATGGCCATGTGGCATCTGCCGGGACCGGGCAATATGTATTCGATGACATCCCACCAGAAATGATTGAAATAGAAAATGAGATGGATAACATGCAAGTGGATTTTGCTATCGGTGTAAATGGAGATAGTATGGAACCTACGTACTATGATGGTGATACGCTACTGATAAAGAAGCAGTCAGAGATATGTGTCGGTGAGACAGGTATCTTCATGATCAATGGAGAAGCGTTTGTAAAAGAACTTGGTGACGGTGTTTTAATTAGCCATAATAAAAAGTATAAGAATATCCCTCTTACAAACAATACCATCTGTATCGGAAAAGTTATATCAACTAAATAA
- a CDS encoding helix-turn-helix domain-containing protein translates to MKEFTYETLVSNIKKLIFEKGIKQGVVAKRAHFTESEFSNMLNDRRKLIRAEHLPRIAFALGVNVSELFKTSDSD, encoded by the coding sequence ATGAAAGAATTCACCTACGAAACCTTAGTAAGTAATATCAAAAAATTGATATTTGAGAAAGGAATAAAACAGGGAGTAGTGGCCAAAAGAGCACATTTTACTGAGAGTGAGTTTAGCAATATGCTGAATGATAGAAGAAAGCTCATCAGGGCGGAACATCTCCCGCGGATAGCTTTTGCTCTTGGTGTTAATGTAAGCGAGCTTTTTAAAACCAGCGATTCAGATTAG